One Watersipora subatra chromosome 4, tzWatSuba1.1, whole genome shotgun sequence genomic window carries:
- the LOC137395260 gene encoding glutaredoxin 3-like, with translation MEVIKSAESWEAKVQSWKNHSLVVVHFLADWAQQCKQVTDVLLELQNDKVCSKVLFLQVEAEEVPAVTMDYEVEAVPTIVLLQAGKVVDRVNGVKIAELTQKVRQHAQKGAISVPVVQNAKEELQNRLKRLINSHEVMLFMKGEPDAPQCGFSRTIVGLLQERNVKFGSFDILTDNAVRQGLKSYSNWQLYPQVYVNGELIGGLDIVKELIENDEFDETFPKQLPLNDRLKSLVNKSKLMLFMKGDREQPRCGFSRQAIDILNSKEVEYETFDILEDDEVRQGLKEYSEYKTYPQFYISGELVGGLDIMKEMDSMGELDDAIKGA, from the exons ATGGAGGTGATAAAATCGGCTGAGTCTTGGGAGGCAAAAGTACAATCGTGGAAGAATCATTCCTTAGTCGTGGTTCACTTTTTAGCAGATTGGGCGCAACAGTGCAAACAGGTCACAGATGTATTACTTGAGCtacaaaatgacaaagtctgCTCCAAAGTTCTTTTTTTACAG GTTGAAGCGGAAGAGGTTCCAGCTGTCACAATGGACTATGAGGTCGAGGCTGTGCCTACAATAGTTTTGCTTCAAGCGG GCAAAGTGGTTGATCGAGTTAATGGCGTGAAAATTGCTGAACTCACCCAAAAAGTGCGACAGCATGCACAAAAGGGTGCGATCTCAGTACCAGTCGTTCAGAATGCCAAAGAAGAATTGCAAAATCGACTAAAGCGTCTAATAAATTCTCATGAG GTGATGTTGTTCATGAAAGGAGAACCTGATGCTCCACAATGTGGATTCAGCAGGACTATTGTTGGCCTACTGCAAGAGAGGAATGTTAAGTTTGGCTCATTTGATATTCTCACGGATAATGCTGTCCGACAAG GTCTGAAGTCTTACTCAAACTGGCAGCTGTATCCTCAGGTGTATGTCAATGGTGAGCTTATCGGAGGCCTCGACATTGTCAAAGAGCTGATTGAAAATGATGAATTTGATGAGACATTTCCTAAACAGCTTcctctgaatgatagacttaaGTCTCTTGTTAACAAGTCAAAGTTGATGCTGTTTATGAAAGGCGATAGAGAGCAGCCCCGATGTGGCTTCAGTCgacaggctatagacatactCAATTCGAAAGAGGTTGAATATGAAACATTCGATATACTGGAGGACGACGAGGTGCGGCAAGGACTCAAAGAGTACTCGGAATATAAGACTTACCCGCAGTTCTACATTAGCGGAGAACTTGTCGGTGGCCTTGACATTATGAAGGAAATGGATTCGATGGGTGAACTCGATGATGCAATAAAAGGCGCCTAA